The following proteins are co-located in the Microplitis demolitor isolate Queensland-Clemson2020A chromosome 3, iyMicDemo2.1a, whole genome shotgun sequence genome:
- the LOC103578928 gene encoding centrosome-associated zinc finger protein CP190 — protein sequence MSTILHTKPSQSPGLKQVKVDNWGSFFLQRLQQLYHEEELLDLTIKFPTSDITVQAHRLVLTTCTDYFMLLERKQKEREDYDGILVMPPDMPYECVKSIISFMYTGQLEYWTSEQNALYKTAQKMNITVLTKLLDAQFNTNNLQATSVTNEKTSVSMQSKITSPVKKISPTSQAMPTTTLPGRKLPIWRRRLDSPSMNSESGSYGHRSNEANSGPSRFDLPEVEDIALGVFSSFDDITYNTKPIVRATSESSGDKNNSTRSNRNDTEDEDDESQEKHWENNSDDDWISTKSNSRSQDGASASKRVRFELEEKENMEKSKNTSQSSPESINNHAKIIREVLKKYPHLVKNNKNIRLKIMQKEPKSSDSSSSKTKVSYVVLKSDHLIPDASENEEKNDGNDSGPWKCHKCDLDEEYHNYYMYRRHMQDVHDEKFDPRVCEHCGYKAAKRNILMYHLYTKHNVPPPKSMSFPKCHACSYVALSETLLVRHQINHKHRPLSLSRSSVTEEIQCVQCGEAFKDVSELANHEINTGHGTTINGKDKGFRCPYCHKVFVRSTNLRVHIDCQHKKRENVPPETESLPTIPLEPSSEAEALSNVASGIAASLGVGDTMTTETITSDHHQEMHTSENSFVVNEMELNSMTHDAAFNGHGQQMIMLIDNESFHQQGELTQDEHHQQPQQLHISSNEQLVMQGTEDGMIVYIHGTDDSSNQAYATYQTVTSNDNEEIVEEVVEEVLEEADAEHGDQNSAGAEDSNQEQVEEVIQYVEEETEIVEYDEEQSQSNDGNHQVQESMMIIEEEHLERVEDVNEEELKSKMSSDLAEEWDEDSMEMAES from the exons ATGTCGACAATACTCCATACGAAACCATCTCAATCACCGGGGCTAAAGCAAGTTAAAGTTGACAACTGGGGatcattttttctccaaaGATTGCAGCAGCTTTATCATGAAGAAGAATTACTTGacttaacaattaaatttcccaCTAGTGACATCACagtacaa gcaCATCGGCTTGTACTCACAACGTGTACTGATTATTTTATGCTGTTAGAACGTAAGCAAAAAGAGAGAGAAGATTATGATGGCATACTTGTCATGCCACCGGACATGCCTTACGAGTGtgttaaatcaattataag tTTTATGTATACTGGCCAGTTGGAATATTGGACATCGGAGCAAAACGCGCTGTATAAAACAGctcaaaaaatgaatattaccGTTTTGACAAAATTATTGGATGCTCagtttaatacaaataatctTCAAGCGACTTCGGTGACTAATGAAAAAACATCGGTATCAATGCAGTCGAAAATAACTAGtccagttaaaaaaatatcaccgACTAGTCAGGCGATGCCTACGACAACTCTACCTGGCAGAAA ATTACCTATTTGGAGGAGGAGATTGGATTCCCCGTCAATGAATTCCGAATCTGGTTCATATGGACACAGATCTAATGAAGCCAATTCAGGTCCGTCACGATTCGATCTACCGGAAGTTGAAGACATTGCTTTGGGAGTATTTTCTTCCTTTGATGACATCACGTACAATACTAAACCAATTGTCAGAGCTACAAGTGAGTCTAGCGgtgacaaaaataattcaaccCGTTCAAATCGCAATGACACTGAGGATGAAGATGACGAGTCACAGGAAAAACATTGGGAGAATAATTCAGATGACGATTGGATAAGTACTAAATCTAATTCCAGATCACAGGATGGCGCTTCCGCGTCTAAACGCGTCAGATTTGAACtcgaagaaaaagaaaatatggagaaaagtaaaaatacatCGCAGAGCTCTCCTGAGTCGATAAATAATCAtgctaaaataataagagaagttttgaaaaaatatccgcacttggtgaaaaataataaaaatattcggtTGAAAATAATGCAAAAGGAGCCCAAGTCATCAGATAGTTCATCGAGCAAGACAAAAGTATCTTATGTTGTATTGAAATCTGATCATTTGATACCCGACGCTTCTgagaatgaagaaaaaaacgaTGGAAATGATTCCGGGCCTTGGAAATGTCACAAATGTGATTTAGATGAAGAGTATCATAACTACTACATGTACCGCAGGCACATGCAGGATGTGCACGACGAGAAATTTGATCCCCGCGTTTGCGAGCATTGTGGCTACAAAGCAGCCAAACGTAATATTCTAATGTACCACTTGTACACTAAACACAACGTACCACCACCCAAAAGTATGTCTTTTCCAAAATGTCATGCCTGTAGCTACGTAGCTCTGTCAGAAACTCTGCTAGTAAGACATCAGATCAATCATAAACATCGTCCACTGTCACTGTCACGTTCAAGCGTAACCGAGGAGATTCAATGTGTCCAGTGTGGCGAAGCATTTAAAGACGTAAGTGAGTTAGCTAATCACGAAATCAACACAGGACATGGAACAACAATCAATGGAAAAGATAAAGGCTTCCGCTGTCCTTACTGTCATaaagtatttgtaagatcaaCAAATCTACGTGTCCATATTGATTGTCAGCATAAAAAACGTGAAAATGTACCACCTGAAACTGAAAGCTTACCAACAATACCGTTGGAGCCTTCATCTGAAGCAGAGGCACTCAGTAATGTTGCCAGTGGTATAGCTGCTTCTCTGGGTGTCGGTGATACTATGACTACGGAAACCATCACATCTGATCATCATCAGGAAATGCACACCAGTGAGAACAGTTTTGTGGTAAATGAAATGGAATTAAATAGCATGACCCATGACGCAGCTTTCAATGGTCATGGACAGCAGATGATTATGCTTATTGACAACGAGAGCTTTCATCAGCAAGGCGAACTGACACAAGATGAACATCATCAGCAGCCACAGCAGTTACATATATCGAGCAATGAACAATTAGTTATGCAAGGAACTGAAGACGGAATGATTGTCTACATCCATGGTACCGATGACTCGTCAAATCAAGCTTACGCAACTTATCAGACGGTTACGAGTAATGACAATGAAGAAATTGTTGAGGAAGTTGTTGAAGAAGTATTGGAGGAAGCAGACGCTGAGCATGGGGATCAAAATTCAGCAGGAGCTGAAGACAGTAACCAGGAACAGGTTGAAGAAGTTATTCAGTATGTTGAAGAAGAGACGGAAATTGTCGAGTACGATGAAGAACAGTCGCAAAGTAATGATGGCAATCATCAAGTACAAGAGTCAATGATGATCATTGAAGAGGAACATCTTGAACGTGTTGAAGATGTCAATGAGGAAGAGCTCAAATCTAAAATGTCTTCTGACTTGGCTGAAGAGTGGGATGAGGACAGCATGGAGATGGCTGAATCGTGA